A window of the Cyanobacteria bacterium FACHB-DQ100 genome harbors these coding sequences:
- a CDS encoding energy-coupling factor ABC transporter ATP-binding protein has product MTLDAPISQDAAIRAIDLSFGWSDDKAILQSCALEVPKGEFWMLLGANGSGKSTLLRLLAGLLQPTGGEVQISPPVGFVFQNPDHQLVMPTVGADVAFGLVQEKLSTAEIRQRVEESLTAVSLAAFQRRPIYALSGGQKQRVAIAGAIARHCDVLLLDEPTALLDPDSQLELVAQVQTLVKKRGITALWVTHRLEELEYCDGAFLLEAGKVVDRGDPDRLKRRLMQTEDVED; this is encoded by the coding sequence ATGACTTTAGACGCGCCCATTTCTCAAGATGCTGCAATTCGAGCGATCGACCTCAGTTTTGGCTGGTCGGATGACAAAGCGATTTTGCAGTCTTGTGCGCTGGAAGTGCCCAAAGGTGAGTTTTGGATGCTGTTGGGCGCGAATGGGAGCGGAAAGTCTACGCTGCTAAGACTTTTAGCAGGGTTGTTGCAGCCGACTGGGGGAGAAGTTCAAATCTCGCCTCCAGTCGGTTTTGTGTTTCAAAATCCAGACCATCAGTTAGTGATGCCCACAGTGGGAGCAGATGTGGCGTTTGGATTGGTGCAGGAAAAATTGTCAACGGCGGAAATTCGACAACGAGTGGAAGAGTCGCTAACGGCTGTGAGTTTAGCGGCGTTTCAGCGTCGTCCGATTTATGCGCTGAGTGGGGGACAGAAACAGCGAGTTGCGATCGCGGGTGCGATCGCTCGTCATTGCGATGTCCTTTTATTAGATGAGCCGACGGCTTTGCTTGATCCGGATAGCCAGTTGGAGCTAGTGGCTCAGGTTCAGACGTTGGTGAAAAAGCGGGGCATTACGGCGCTTTGGGTGACGCATCGGCTGGAAGAATTGGAATATTGTGACGGAGCGTTTTTGTTAGAAGCGGGGAAGGTGGTCGATCGAGGCGATCCCGATCGCTTAAAACGAAGATTAATGCAGACCGAAGACGTTGAAGATTAG
- a CDS encoding AbrB/MazE/SpoVT family DNA-binding domain-containing protein, which translates to MDNLKIEKVGDSLGVALPEEIVQKLQVKEGDTVDISETPDGVEITNRAPNLEKAMQAYQKINEKYKNALRELSK; encoded by the coding sequence ATGGACAATCTAAAAATTGAAAAAGTAGGTGACTCGCTGGGAGTAGCATTACCAGAGGAAATAGTGCAGAAACTTCAGGTGAAGGAGGGCGATACTGTTGACATTTCAGAAACACCTGATGGAGTTGAAATTACTAATCGTGCTCCCAACTTAGAAAAAGCAATGCAGGCTTATCAAAAGATAAACGAGAAATATAAAAATGCCTTGCGTGAGCTATCGAAATGA
- a CDS encoding type II toxin-antitoxin system death-on-curing family toxin — protein sequence MSQEPIWMSESFVRRIQLDQLDRYGGRPGMRDESLLSASLARPRNLFIYGESPTIFDLAAYAYGLAKNHPFVDGNKRVAFVVMAVFLELNGYSLDVPEAEVVQVMLRLASGEETQESIAQWLESRSVQN from the coding sequence ATGAGTCAAGAACCGATTTGGATGTCAGAATCGTTTGTCAGAAGAATTCAGCTTGATCAACTCGATCGATACGGAGGTCGGCCTGGTATGCGTGACGAGAGTTTGCTATCTGCAAGTTTGGCAAGACCTCGGAATCTATTTATCTATGGTGAATCTCCTACAATCTTTGACTTGGCGGCATACGCTTATGGACTTGCTAAGAATCATCCCTTCGTCGATGGCAATAAAAGAGTTGCTTTTGTCGTGATGGCGGTCTTTCTTGAGCTAAATGGTTATTCTTTGGACGTGCCAGAAGCGGAAGTTGTACAAGTCATGCTGAGGCTGGCATCCGGGGAAGAAACTCAAGAATCGATCGCACAATGGCTCGAAAGTAGGTCTGTCCAAAATTAA
- a CDS encoding NYN domain-containing protein — translation MPRSAPQALLLVDGYNIVGAWHELKVIRDRDGLEESRRKLVETLIGFSAYQNFETHVVFDAQYRDSPTNREEVTRHLYICYTDFGQTADTYIEKTCADFRHDIRKFKQRLIVATSDRAQQLTVVGYGAEWMSAEKLANEVEFAARRVQSKSKPKKKSAGRLLMHSLDPDAQKRLEDLRFGKDKSR, via the coding sequence ATGCCACGTTCCGCACCACAAGCACTTCTATTGGTGGACGGCTATAACATAGTCGGAGCTTGGCATGAGCTAAAAGTAATTCGCGATCGAGACGGTTTAGAAGAATCGCGCCGAAAATTAGTCGAAACGCTGATTGGATTTAGCGCATATCAGAATTTTGAAACTCATGTTGTATTTGACGCGCAATATCGGGATTCACCGACGAATCGTGAGGAAGTGACTCGTCATTTATATATCTGCTACACCGATTTTGGACAAACTGCTGATACTTATATTGAGAAAACTTGTGCTGATTTTCGGCATGACATTCGCAAGTTTAAACAGCGATTGATCGTGGCGACGAGCGATCGTGCCCAGCAATTAACCGTTGTTGGATACGGAGCGGAGTGGATGTCAGCGGAAAAATTAGCGAATGAAGTTGAATTTGCGGCGCGGCGAGTTCAGAGCAAATCAAAACCAAAGAAAAAATCGGCGGGACGACTGTTGATGCACTCGCTTGATCCCGATGCCCAAAAGCGATTAGAAGATTTGAGATTTGGCAAAGACAAGTCGCGCTGA
- a CDS encoding TRAP transporter substrate-binding protein, producing MKRRALVGAAIAAGSTLTACTIRKRGVATAGTALPTVRWRMATSWPKSLETIFGGAETVCRRIAEMTDGRFVIQPFAAGEIVPGLQVLDAVQNGTVECGHTASYYYTGKNPAFAFGTAVPFGLNAQQQNAWLYHGGGLAAMQKLYSDFGIINFPSGNTGAQMGGWFKRKVSTIADLKGLKMRIPGLGGEVMSRLGVNVQVLPGGEIYLALDRGAIDAAEWVGPYDDEKLGLHKAAKFYYYPGWWEPGPTLETQVNLTAWRKLPKEYQEVLKTAAYEANMNMLAQYDALNREAIARLIASGTQLTAYSKEILQAAQKASFDLYEANAARNNTFKQVYGQWKQFRDQVYQWNKINELSFSDFSLGSGS from the coding sequence ATGAAACGCAGAGCCTTGGTTGGAGCCGCGATCGCAGCAGGCAGCACTCTCACCGCTTGTACCATTCGCAAACGTGGAGTCGCAACGGCGGGAACGGCTTTACCAACGGTACGCTGGCGTATGGCAACTAGTTGGCCCAAATCGCTGGAGACAATTTTTGGCGGAGCGGAAACGGTTTGTCGGCGTATTGCTGAGATGACCGATGGACGATTTGTAATTCAGCCGTTTGCAGCAGGGGAAATTGTGCCGGGGCTGCAAGTGTTAGATGCGGTGCAAAATGGCACGGTTGAGTGTGGACATACTGCAAGCTATTACTACACTGGGAAAAATCCGGCGTTTGCGTTTGGAACGGCGGTTCCGTTTGGGCTGAATGCTCAGCAGCAAAATGCGTGGCTGTATCACGGTGGCGGTTTGGCAGCAATGCAAAAGCTGTACTCGGATTTTGGAATCATCAACTTTCCATCGGGAAACACTGGCGCACAAATGGGCGGATGGTTTAAGCGTAAGGTGAGTACGATCGCGGATCTTAAAGGCTTGAAAATGCGAATTCCGGGGCTGGGTGGAGAAGTAATGTCGCGGCTGGGGGTGAATGTGCAGGTGCTTCCGGGTGGTGAGATTTATTTGGCGCTGGATCGAGGCGCGATCGATGCGGCAGAATGGGTCGGTCCTTACGATGATGAGAAACTGGGCTTACATAAAGCAGCAAAATTCTATTACTACCCTGGCTGGTGGGAACCGGGTCCAACTTTAGAAACGCAGGTGAATTTAACTGCATGGCGGAAGTTGCCGAAAGAGTATCAGGAGGTGCTTAAAACGGCGGCTTATGAGGCAAATATGAATATGCTGGCGCAGTATGATGCGCTGAATCGAGAAGCGATCGCTCGTCTCATTGCAAGTGGGACGCAATTGACGGCTTACAGTAAAGAGATTTTGCAGGCGGCGCAGAAAGCTTCGTTTGACCTGTACGAAGCGAATGCAGCAAGAAATAATACGTTTAAGCAGGTGTATGGACAGTGGAAGCAGTTTCGCGATCAGGTTTATCAGTGGAATAAGATTAACGAGTTGAGCTTTTCGGATTTCTCGCTGGGATCAGGCAGTTGA
- a CDS encoding DUF4188 domain-containing protein — protein MAKVIPERMTAEVEGEFVIFLIGMRINKIWKVHKWLPVFLAMPRMIKELQADPNSGFLGHIAGIPVIVQYWRSFEALEAYARSRDKEHWPAWVNFNKRLSNSRGDVGIWHETYKVRAGEYEAIYSGMPPFGLGEVGKLVPISGRRDSARSRLVESSNPATTLE, from the coding sequence ATGGCAAAGGTAATTCCAGAAAGAATGACAGCCGAAGTTGAAGGTGAGTTTGTCATCTTCCTAATTGGTATGCGTATTAACAAGATCTGGAAAGTTCATAAGTGGCTACCAGTTTTTCTGGCAATGCCTCGAATGATCAAAGAATTGCAAGCCGATCCAAACAGTGGTTTTCTCGGCCATATCGCGGGAATACCTGTGATAGTGCAATATTGGCGTTCATTTGAAGCTTTAGAGGCATATGCACGAAGTAGGGATAAGGAGCATTGGCCAGCATGGGTAAATTTCAATAAGCGCCTTAGCAATAGCCGAGGTGATGTAGGAATTTGGCACGAAACCTATAAAGTTCGAGCCGGGGAGTACGAAGCAATATATAGCGGTATGCCACCTTTTGGTTTAGGCGAAGTAGGTAAACTTGTACCCATATCCGGTCGTAGAGATTCAGCGCGGAGTCGATTGGTAGAAAGTTCAAATCCGGCTACTACGTTGGAATGA
- a CDS encoding group 1 truncated hemoglobin: MSTLYEKLGGATAVDLAVEKFYEKVLADERVQHFFAHTDMQQQKHHQKEFMTYAFGGAQHWNGRPMRDAHKQLVAEMGLTDSHFNAIAENLVATLVELEVPQVLIDEVVQIVGSKSHRDDVLNR, translated from the coding sequence ATGAGTACACTGTACGAAAAGCTTGGTGGTGCAACGGCTGTTGATCTAGCTGTAGAAAAGTTTTATGAAAAAGTCTTGGCGGATGAGCGGGTTCAGCACTTTTTCGCTCATACAGATATGCAGCAACAGAAGCACCACCAAAAAGAATTTATGACCTACGCTTTTGGTGGTGCTCAACACTGGAACGGTCGTCCTATGAGGGACGCACATAAACAATTAGTGGCTGAAATGGGTTTGACCGACAGCCACTTCAATGCGATCGCGGAAAATTTAGTCGCAACTCTAGTTGAGTTGGAGGTTCCTCAAGTTCTAATTGATGAAGTCGTGCAAATTGTAGGCTCTAAATCTCATCGCGATGATGTTCTAAATCGCTAA
- a CDS encoding HAMP domain-containing protein — protein sequence MMLQSLSQRLSSLRVGQKIALGYTLALGIAVSGTIAGFGIGHNYQFQAAKQEEHSRNEVELLQRLQSRVLQARTHQQQLIPLAKYPDKFQDEYTHLLKHEAEIRDIWAELKTFVAKAPQTDKHQATIPAFLQTYDGVTQRYSQELALQVERIRQLNLAFPDDVEQAQRIMLAFTNSDLALEFDGISDSLVGLLDQAYEEFEEAALLQQQAGEIAQKVVVAGVGLSAAIAILLAMFTSRAIAQPIQALTSIARQSTEESNFELQATVEQNDEIGTLADAFNQLIRTVQQLLQQQQTANEQLEAYSQTLESQVEARTQELNDKNTQLQQLLKELQHTQVQMVQSEKMSALGQMVAGIAHEINNPVNFIYGNLTPVQEYAHNLLAFVQLYQKHYPDPASEIQAASDELDIEFVQTDLPKILNSMKLGTDRIRKIVLSLRNFSRIDEADFKAVDLHEGIDSTLLILQHRLKDRSDCPAIQVIRDYDSLPLVECYPGQINQAFMNILANAIDALEEANVKRTYLEIKEKPSQITIRTSRIDSKWVKIAISDNGTGMPESVRKRIFDPFFTTKTIGKGTGMGMPISYQIVTEKHGGKLDCFSTPGEGTEFIIQIPVQQKIYDDV from the coding sequence ATGATGTTGCAAAGCCTGAGCCAGAGGTTGTCCAGCCTCAGAGTTGGACAAAAGATCGCTCTGGGATACACCTTAGCTCTAGGCATTGCTGTGTCTGGCACAATTGCTGGTTTTGGAATTGGGCATAATTATCAATTCCAGGCTGCAAAGCAAGAAGAACACTCCCGAAACGAAGTGGAGCTTCTACAGCGTCTACAATCTCGTGTGCTTCAAGCCCGAACCCACCAACAGCAACTCATCCCTTTAGCAAAATACCCAGACAAGTTTCAGGATGAGTATACTCATTTGCTGAAGCACGAAGCTGAAATTCGGGACATTTGGGCTGAACTTAAGACATTTGTTGCAAAGGCTCCACAAACGGATAAGCATCAAGCCACAATTCCAGCTTTCTTGCAAACCTATGACGGTGTGACCCAGCGCTACTCCCAGGAATTAGCGCTTCAAGTTGAACGAATTCGTCAGCTGAATCTTGCATTCCCCGATGATGTTGAGCAAGCGCAAAGGATAATGTTGGCATTTACCAACAGCGATTTGGCGCTTGAATTCGATGGCATCTCAGATAGTTTGGTAGGCTTACTTGACCAAGCCTACGAAGAATTTGAAGAAGCAGCTCTGTTACAACAGCAAGCAGGTGAAATTGCCCAGAAAGTAGTGGTTGCGGGTGTTGGATTATCTGCTGCGATCGCCATTCTTTTGGCAATGTTTACCAGCCGAGCGATCGCTCAACCGATTCAAGCTCTTACCAGCATTGCCCGACAATCCACTGAAGAGTCTAACTTTGAGCTACAAGCGACTGTCGAGCAAAATGATGAAATTGGTACCCTTGCCGATGCCTTTAACCAATTAATTCGCACTGTTCAACAACTTTTACAGCAGCAGCAAACAGCTAACGAACAGCTAGAAGCCTATAGCCAAACGCTGGAATCTCAAGTTGAGGCAAGAACCCAAGAACTCAACGATAAAAATACGCAGTTGCAACAACTTCTAAAAGAACTGCAACACACTCAAGTGCAGATGGTGCAAAGCGAAAAGATGTCTGCTTTGGGACAAATGGTGGCAGGGATAGCCCACGAAATCAACAATCCAGTCAACTTCATCTACGGCAACTTGACCCCTGTGCAGGAATACGCCCACAATTTATTAGCTTTTGTGCAGCTCTATCAAAAGCACTATCCCGACCCAGCATCCGAAATTCAAGCCGCATCAGACGAGCTGGACATAGAGTTTGTCCAAACCGATCTACCCAAAATCCTGAATTCTATGAAGTTGGGTACCGATCGCATTCGCAAGATTGTCTTGTCGCTCCGCAACTTCTCACGCATTGATGAAGCCGACTTTAAAGCGGTTGATCTTCATGAAGGGATTGACAGTACCTTGTTGATTTTGCAGCATCGCTTAAAAGATCGATCGGATTGCCCAGCGATTCAAGTCATTCGTGACTATGACAGTTTGCCGCTTGTGGAGTGCTATCCGGGTCAAATCAATCAGGCATTTATGAATATCTTGGCAAATGCCATTGATGCGCTGGAAGAAGCTAACGTTAAACGAACTTATCTGGAAATTAAGGAAAAGCCCAGCCAAATTACGATTCGGACTTCCAGAATTGATTCAAAGTGGGTAAAAATTGCCATATCCGATAACGGAACAGGGATGCCTGAATCGGTTCGCAAGCGAATTTTTGATCCATTTTTTACCACGAAAACGATCGGTAAGGGCACGGGTATGGGGATGCCGATTAGCTATCAGATTGTCACTGAGAAACATGGAGGTAAGTTAGATTGCTTTTCTACACCTGGCGAAGGAACAGAGTTTATCATTCAAATCCCTGTCCAGCAGAAAATCTATGATGATGTCTAA
- a CDS encoding dihydrofolate reductase — translation MKTTVYIATSIDGFIARKNGDIDWLPSGEDVEGEEDYGYQEFIDSVDALVMGRNTYELALSFDSWPYGAKAVFVLSSRKVDIPSDIARTVEALCAPPQEVVHRLSERGFKHLYIDGGKTIQGFLREGLIQQLIITKVPILIGTGIPLFSSLPHDVKLHHLETRQFENGLVQSKYEVIGNAP, via the coding sequence ATGAAAACTACTGTATACATCGCAACAAGTATTGATGGCTTCATCGCACGGAAGAACGGTGATATTGATTGGTTGCCCAGTGGGGAAGATGTAGAGGGCGAAGAAGACTACGGGTATCAGGAATTCATAGATTCAGTAGATGCGCTTGTCATGGGTCGGAATACTTACGAGTTAGCATTGTCCTTTGATTCATGGCCTTATGGTGCAAAGGCTGTATTTGTTCTAAGTAGTCGGAAAGTAGACATCCCTAGTGACATTGCAAGAACAGTCGAGGCCCTCTGCGCGCCTCCACAAGAAGTAGTTCACCGTTTATCAGAGCGTGGATTCAAGCATTTATACATTGATGGGGGAAAGACGATCCAAGGGTTTCTTCGTGAAGGCTTGATCCAGCAATTAATCATTACTAAAGTGCCAATTCTTATAGGTACAGGGATTCCACTTTTTAGTTCGCTTCCTCACGATGTCAAATTGCATCATCTCGAAACGCGACAGTTTGAAAACGGCTTGGTGCAAAGTAAATATGAGGTAATTGGGAATGCCCCATAA